From a single Bacteroidales bacterium genomic region:
- a CDS encoding MFS transporter: MGIKSRLILMNFLQFFIWGAWLITIGGYWFQTKQWSGAEFGAIFSTMGIASLFMPALAGIIADRWINAEKLLGSFHIMGAIILFTVPMVGSPTTMFWV; encoded by the coding sequence ATGGGAATTAAATCACGACTTATACTAATGAACTTTCTCCAATTTTTTATTTGGGGAGCTTGGTTAATAACAATAGGCGGATATTGGTTTCAGACCAAACAATGGTCTGGAGCAGAGTTTGGAGCAATCTTTTCAACTATGGGAATAGCTTCGCTATTTATGCCTGCATTGGCAGGAATAATTGCTGATAGATGGATTAATGCAGAGAAATTATTAGGGTCTTTTCATATTATGGGTGCAATAATACTATTTACTGTGCCAATGGTAGGGTCTCCAACAACTATGTTTTGGGT
- a CDS encoding thymidylate synthase — translation MQQYLDLLTRVLDEGAQKGDRTGTGTKSVFGHQMRFDLSKGFPVLTTKKLHLRSIIHELLWFLQGNTNVKYLQENNVRIWNEWADENGELGPIYGYQWRSWPGQNGEHIDQISQIIDSIKNNPNSRRHIVNAWNVSEIKNMALPPCHILFQFYVADGKLSCQLYQRSADIFLGVPFNIASYALLTMMVAQVTGLKPGEFVHTLGDAHIYLNHLNQVKLQLTRNTFDLPQMHINPEIKSIFDFKYEDFELKNYKAHPSIKGEISV, via the coding sequence ATGCAACAATACCTCGATTTATTAACACGGGTTTTAGACGAAGGAGCACAAAAAGGCGACCGCACAGGAACGGGTACTAAAAGTGTTTTCGGTCATCAGATGCGTTTTGATTTAAGTAAAGGCTTCCCTGTATTAACAACTAAAAAGCTACATTTACGCTCTATTATTCATGAGTTACTTTGGTTTTTACAAGGCAATACCAACGTGAAATATTTGCAAGAAAACAACGTACGCATTTGGAATGAATGGGCAGATGAAAATGGAGAGTTGGGACCTATTTACGGCTATCAATGGCGATCTTGGCCCGGGCAAAACGGAGAACATATCGATCAAATAAGCCAAATTATCGATTCAATAAAAAATAATCCCAATTCCAGACGACATATAGTGAATGCTTGGAATGTAAGCGAAATTAAAAATATGGCATTACCTCCTTGCCATATCTTATTTCAGTTTTATGTTGCCGACGGAAAATTATCCTGTCAACTGTATCAGCGAAGTGCTGATATTTTCCTTGGAGTACCTTTTAACATTGCTTCATACGCTTTACTCACCATGATGGTTGCTCAGGTAACCGGATTAAAACCGGGAGAATTTGTTCATACTTTAGGCGATGCTCATATTTACTTAAATCATTTGAATCAAGTAAAACTTCAGCTGACGCGAAACACTTTTGATTTACCTCAAATGCACATTAACCCTGAAATAAAGTCGATTTTTGATTTTAAATACGAAGATTTTGAATTAAAGAATTATAAAGCACACCCTTCTATTAAAGGCGAAATATCGGTTTAA
- a CDS encoding DUF4269 domain-containing protein, with protein MINFKNIDYLKFGNSRQKEAYIELKELQIFEKLKVYNPILSGTIPLGIDLPNSDLDIVCECENNDEFSDVLYKLFVDKNRFEIKTKVHQGIKSTVAKFETVRFIVEIFGQNIPSDKQNAYRHMLIEYKILQEKGPEFRSEIIKLKHQGLSTEAAFTQMLGIEGNPYDELLKLEE; from the coding sequence ATGATAAACTTTAAAAATATTGATTATTTGAAATTCGGAAATAGCCGGCAAAAAGAAGCTTATATCGAATTAAAAGAATTGCAAATATTTGAAAAGCTGAAAGTTTATAATCCAATTCTATCCGGAACAATTCCATTAGGAATTGATTTACCAAATAGCGATTTAGATATTGTCTGTGAATGTGAGAATAATGATGAGTTTTCAGATGTTTTGTACAAGTTGTTTGTAGATAAAAACAGATTCGAAATAAAAACAAAAGTTCATCAAGGAATTAAGTCGACCGTTGCGAAATTTGAGACCGTAAGATTTATTGTAGAGATTTTCGGACAGAATATACCTTCCGATAAACAAAATGCATATCGGCATATGCTCATCGAATATAAAATTCTACAAGAAAAAGGACCAGAATTTAGGTCTGAGATTATTAAGCTGAAGCATCAAGGATTGTCAACCGAAGCTGCATTTACACAAATGTTAGGAATAGAAGGTAATCCTTATGATGAATTGTTAAAACTTGAGGAGTAA